Proteins from a genomic interval of Bacillota bacterium:
- a CDS encoding TetR/AcrR family transcriptional regulator, translating to MPQDISLIFQLTGNPANPDKSSQPPYLQAAHGYDKRERILDAAQRVFSEKGFHNATVEEIAELASIGKGTVYLYFKSKVEILVSLIESRIEEIKALILQESLKSATLREKVRNIIAIQFDFYSHYKDFLRVFLSEIGEIRGKLGGRLAEARAGLVELIEGILKAEIEKGKLRSLAPRIIARALMGATNVVAFEWLVKENRDPDEECISQLCDFCLYGIAGDSNFESLDTR from the coding sequence TTGCCGCAAGACATCAGCCTCATCTTCCAACTAACAGGCAACCCGGCCAACCCGGATAAGTCGTCCCAGCCTCCCTATCTCCAAGCAGCACATGGATATGATAAACGCGAGCGGATTCTGGATGCCGCGCAAAGGGTTTTCTCAGAGAAGGGGTTCCATAACGCCACGGTGGAGGAGATAGCTGAGCTAGCTTCCATTGGGAAAGGCACTGTTTACCTGTATTTCAAAAGTAAGGTGGAAATACTCGTTTCCCTTATAGAGAGCCGCATCGAGGAAATCAAGGCGCTAATCTTACAGGAATCCCTGAAATCTGCAACGCTACGCGAAAAGGTTCGCAATATCATAGCGATACAGTTCGACTTCTATAGTCATTACAAGGATTTTCTCAGGGTCTTCCTGAGTGAGATCGGCGAAATCCGCGGAAAACTCGGCGGGAGGCTGGCAGAGGCGCGCGCTGGTCTCGTGGAGCTTATAGAGGGCATATTGAAAGCAGAAATCGAAAAAGGGAAACTGAGATCCCTTGCCCCCCGCATAATAGCCCGAGCGCTCATGGGGGCGACCAACGTAGTAGCATTTGAATGGCTTGTTAAGGAGAATAGGGACCCAGACGAGGAGTGCATCTCTCAGCTCTGCGACTTTTGCCTCTATGGCATCGCCGGCGACTCAAACTTTGAGAGTTTAGATACGCGATAA
- a CDS encoding ferritin-like domain-containing protein, with amino-acid sequence MDRNALIKHLNWFYGLELEQVDLYTAQSKAVDDIYLSKTLERVALIEQQHVDNIADKIRELGGTPTKVGDIVAPLLGVAMGGITGLAGPLAILRTDITLEEKAMRDYKDLIIKAGKDQELFDLLWANLIDEDLHTAWFANKMRELQKIEQKQVRFMVERP; translated from the coding sequence ATGGACAGAAACGCGCTTATCAAGCATCTAAACTGGTTCTACGGGCTCGAGCTCGAGCAAGTGGACCTCTACACAGCCCAGAGCAAGGCAGTTGATGACATATATCTCTCCAAGACCCTGGAGCGGGTCGCCTTAATAGAACAACAACATGTAGATAACATAGCCGATAAAATCCGCGAACTTGGCGGCACCCCAACGAAAGTCGGGGACATCGTCGCCCCCCTCCTAGGGGTGGCCATGGGCGGGATTACGGGGCTCGCTGGCCCGCTCGCAATCTTGAGAACCGACATAACCCTGGAAGAAAAGGCGATGCGCGACTACAAGGACCTGATCATAAAGGCTGGAAAGGACCAGGAGCTTTTTGATCTCCTGTGGGCCAATCTCATCGATGAGGACCTTCATACGGCCTGGTTTGCCAATAAGATGCGGGAGCTTCAAAAAATCGAGCAGAAACAAGTCAGATTCATGGTAGAGCGGCCTTAG
- a CDS encoding M42 family metallopeptidase has protein sequence MQLEEFLSNLLTQSGVSGYENNVASAAVEGFRGLYDEFRLDPLGNLILLKKGEEKGKKDEEKGAGGEDEPRPRVMLAAHMDEIGFVITKIEDEGGLRFSYIGGIDPRVLPGQEVVVHGKRDLMGVIGAKPPHIQDLDEAKKAVKKEDMVIDVGLTRAELEELVSVGDTATIYREPVVLRDEFLAAKALDDRAGVGVLFTCLQELSRVRHIADVYCVATVQEEVGIRGAIVGSYSIVPDVGIAVDVCHAEMPGVSEYDTVPIDKGPALGFGPHVHPRIYERLVKIAEDTGIPYQVDPSPYPGGTDAWGIQMARDGIPTALVSIPLRYMHTSVETVCLRDVKRSGRLLARFISGLDKDFLEGLKCF, from the coding sequence ATGCAGCTCGAGGAGTTTCTTAGTAACCTTCTCACTCAGAGTGGAGTCTCCGGGTATGAAAATAATGTGGCATCCGCAGCGGTTGAGGGATTTCGCGGGCTCTACGATGAGTTCCGCCTGGACCCGCTCGGAAACCTCATTCTTCTCAAGAAGGGCGAGGAGAAGGGCAAAAAGGATGAAGAGAAGGGTGCAGGTGGGGAGGATGAGCCACGCCCCAGGGTGATGTTGGCCGCCCATATGGATGAGATTGGATTCGTGATAACCAAGATAGAGGATGAGGGCGGGTTGAGGTTCTCCTATATCGGGGGAATAGACCCCCGAGTTCTCCCCGGACAGGAGGTAGTGGTCCACGGAAAGAGAGATCTCATGGGCGTGATCGGTGCAAAGCCCCCGCATATCCAGGACCTCGACGAGGCGAAGAAGGCCGTGAAGAAGGAGGATATGGTCATCGATGTCGGCCTCACCAGGGCCGAGCTCGAGGAGCTCGTCAGCGTCGGCGATACGGCCACTATATATAGGGAGCCCGTGGTCCTGAGGGATGAGTTTCTAGCGGCAAAGGCTCTGGACGATAGGGCAGGGGTGGGCGTTCTTTTTACCTGTCTTCAAGAGCTTTCCAGGGTGAGACATATCGCCGATGTTTATTGTGTGGCGACTGTGCAGGAAGAGGTTGGAATCCGCGGGGCCATTGTCGGCAGCTACTCCATCGTCCCCGATGTAGGCATAGCGGTAGACGTCTGCCACGCGGAGATGCCCGGCGTTTCGGAATACGACACCGTTCCTATTGATAAGGGGCCTGCGCTTGGGTTTGGCCCGCATGTCCACCCGCGCATCTACGAGCGACTTGTCAAGATCGCAGAGGATACGGGCATTCCATATCAGGTCGACCCATCGCCCTACCCGGGCGGCACCGATGCATGGGGGATACAGATGGCCAGGGACGGTATACCGACAGCCCTTGTATCAATCCCCCTCAGGTATATGCACACATCGGTTGAGACGGTGTGTTTGCGGGATGTAAAGCGGAGCGGCAGGCTCCTGGCGAGGTTCATATCAGGTCTTGATAAGGATTTCCTGGAGGGATTGAAATGCTTCTAG
- a CDS encoding M42 family metallopeptidase, with product MLLARLTEAAGVSGQEGEIRNVVRDEIKGKCDEVRTDAFGNLIAFKRGLRDGPRVMLAAHMDEVGLMVTYIEKSGMLRFQKIGSIDDRVLVSKAVLIGKDRVPGVIGSKPIHLQEKDEQEKPFKTEQLFIDIGATSKEDAEKLVKRGDGAVFATKYREIGNTCAKAKAFDDRVGCAVLIKVLEEAYEFPLYLVFTTQEEVGARGAGVAAYSIKPDIALVFEGTTASDVPGTKPHGYCTTLGRGPALTHMDLSVIANKAIVRRLEEVAEREGIPFQYRRTGVGGTDAGRIHLQREGIPTAVVSVPARYIHSPVSIINRDDFENTRRLAVSFLRSIQERGLPR from the coding sequence ATGCTTCTAGCGCGCCTTACTGAGGCCGCAGGCGTCTCAGGGCAGGAGGGCGAGATACGAAACGTTGTCAGGGATGAGATAAAGGGCAAGTGCGACGAGGTCCGCACGGATGCGTTCGGCAACCTCATAGCCTTTAAGAGGGGCTTAAGGGACGGCCCGCGCGTCATGCTGGCGGCTCATATGGACGAGGTCGGCCTGATGGTAACCTATATAGAGAAATCGGGTATGCTCAGGTTTCAAAAGATCGGCAGCATCGACGACCGCGTCCTCGTTTCCAAGGCTGTCTTGATTGGAAAGGATAGGGTCCCCGGGGTGATCGGGTCCAAGCCTATTCACCTCCAGGAAAAGGATGAGCAGGAGAAGCCTTTTAAAACGGAGCAGCTTTTTATAGACATCGGGGCGACCAGTAAGGAGGATGCCGAGAAGCTCGTAAAGCGCGGGGATGGGGCCGTCTTCGCTACGAAATACAGGGAGATCGGGAACACCTGCGCGAAAGCCAAGGCATTCGACGACAGGGTTGGCTGCGCGGTCCTGATCAAGGTGCTCGAAGAAGCTTACGAGTTTCCGCTTTATCTGGTCTTCACCACGCAGGAGGAGGTCGGGGCGCGGGGCGCGGGGGTTGCGGCATATAGCATCAAGCCCGATATCGCCCTGGTGTTTGAGGGCACAACCGCGTCGGATGTCCCTGGGACCAAGCCGCATGGCTATTGCACCACCCTCGGGCGGGGGCCGGCCTTGACGCACATGGACCTTTCCGTGATCGCAAACAAGGCGATCGTCAGGCGGCTCGAGGAGGTTGCCGAACGGGAGGGCATACCCTTCCAGTACAGGCGCACGGGTGTGGGGGGAACCGACGCGGGGCGTATACATCTGCAGCGCGAGGGGATTCCAACGGCTGTTGTCTCGGTGCCGGCTCGATATATACATTCACCAGTCTCTATCATAAACAGGGATGACTTTGAGAATACGAGGAGGCTGGCTGTTAGCTTCCTCCGGAGCATTCAGGAAAGGGGGCTTCCTCGGTGA
- a CDS encoding M42 family metallopeptidase codes for MDTPGDAVKDTIKKLVEAYGPSGNEDRVRDLIRDEIHGAVDEIRVDPLGNLIAMRRGSGGSGGAKLLVAAHMDEIGVIVTYIEDSGFLRFSNVGGVSPFTLIGQRVMFANGTVGTFGREKLDDLKDLKLDKMFIDIGAKDKAEAESRVKVGDVACFYREMTDIGGKLIAKSMDDRAGCAVVVETIKRTKGLETPNEVYFVFTVQEEVGLRGAKTAAYGVNPDIGIAVDLTLTGDTPEAPRMAVKLGAGPAIKVKDMSVVAHPKVKNLMVETASAAGIPYQLEILDFGGTDAGSIHTTREGIPSGVLSIPARYVHTPSEMVDIGDVEGAIKLLAAIVKRPLAGAV; via the coding sequence ATGGATACCCCAGGGGATGCCGTGAAGGATACAATCAAGAAGCTTGTGGAGGCCTACGGCCCCTCGGGGAACGAGGACCGGGTAAGGGATCTAATACGCGATGAGATCCATGGTGCCGTTGATGAGATAAGGGTCGACCCGCTGGGCAATCTCATTGCGATGAGACGCGGCAGCGGGGGGAGCGGCGGGGCGAAGCTTCTGGTCGCCGCGCACATGGATGAGATTGGCGTGATAGTGACCTATATAGAAGACTCGGGCTTTCTCAGGTTCTCTAATGTCGGAGGGGTATCGCCTTTTACCCTGATAGGCCAGCGCGTTATGTTTGCCAACGGCACGGTCGGGACATTCGGGCGAGAGAAACTGGACGATTTGAAGGATCTGAAGCTTGATAAGATGTTTATCGATATCGGGGCAAAAGACAAGGCTGAAGCAGAATCCCGTGTGAAGGTCGGGGATGTGGCTTGCTTCTACCGCGAGATGACAGACATCGGAGGGAAGCTCATAGCCAAGTCTATGGACGATAGGGCTGGGTGCGCCGTGGTTGTGGAAACCATAAAGCGCACAAAGGGGCTCGAGACGCCCAATGAAGTCTACTTTGTCTTCACTGTCCAGGAGGAGGTCGGGTTGCGGGGCGCAAAGACCGCGGCCTATGGGGTGAATCCTGATATAGGGATTGCCGTCGACCTCACTCTTACGGGGGATACGCCGGAGGCTCCGCGCATGGCCGTAAAGCTGGGGGCGGGGCCTGCCATCAAGGTAAAGGATATGTCTGTGGTGGCGCATCCTAAAGTCAAGAACCTGATGGTCGAGACGGCGTCGGCGGCGGGGATCCCATACCAGCTCGAGATATTGGATTTCGGCGGGACTGACGCGGGGTCCATACATACGACGAGGGAGGGCATCCCATCGGGCGTGCTGTCGATCCCGGCCAGGTATGTACATACGCCGAGCGAGATGGTGGATATAGGCGATGTAGAGGGCGCTATTAAGCTCCTGGCGGCGATAGTAAAGCGGCCGCTTGCGGGCGCGGTGTAA
- a CDS encoding L,D-transpeptidase, producing the protein MDGHYLKHYFLKHYLKEDGYIVWLCFTLRRFRFGAAVMAATMVLLVLFLNGLGALGVPGASMAEAQDDFKVSQESQEGQKSAAPQRDAMLPQKFENMPGLKIIINIPGYRLYLYKDNVLIREYPIAVGKAVSPTFLGECTVVRKVKNPAWYPPDGRKPVPPGPDNPIGSRWLGLSYDGYGIHGNNDPSSIGKAVSLGCIRMYEEDVQELYDLAPVGTPVKFIYKTILASVDPILARVTITVYPDIYRKGTNTIEAAYEELSLLPFMSRPVSQAGEQVVIGEGTGKPMGEGTRIEEEAQIGGEVRTERTERGVGMQAFRMKMNVNEFILDKVIKEAAGKPVAVPWGVSVIVNGEETGEVGFVDGNGVDSAMLPLEVARVLGAQARWDRASRQAQIDGTPVFQVRDVSGKPFVAAAALASAVGARLRLSVDRVGGGTASFTTPGLVLDGEELRGRVFADVDKGRFQVPLKPITDKLGLTLQWNASKGIAWVGALGITAEERSGRIYVDIRDIPFILPDIEAKWNPDAWVVELTTTRDDRASSPSHPD; encoded by the coding sequence GTGGATGGCCATTACCTGAAGCATTACTTCCTGAAGCATTACTTAAAGGAGGATGGATATATAGTGTGGCTTTGCTTTACACTACGTAGGTTTCGTTTTGGTGCAGCGGTCATGGCTGCCACTATGGTTCTACTGGTTTTGTTTTTGAATGGCCTCGGCGCGTTAGGCGTGCCAGGCGCGAGCATGGCAGAGGCTCAGGACGATTTCAAGGTAAGCCAGGAAAGTCAGGAAGGCCAGAAAAGCGCGGCGCCTCAGAGGGATGCTATGTTGCCCCAGAAATTTGAGAATATGCCCGGCTTGAAGATTATAATAAATATCCCAGGTTACAGGCTTTATCTTTATAAAGATAACGTTCTTATAAGGGAATACCCGATTGCGGTGGGGAAAGCCGTCTCGCCCACCTTCCTGGGGGAGTGCACAGTAGTACGCAAGGTGAAGAACCCTGCGTGGTACCCGCCAGACGGGCGGAAGCCCGTGCCGCCCGGACCTGATAACCCCATAGGTTCCAGGTGGCTCGGCCTGAGCTATGATGGCTACGGGATACACGGGAATAATGATCCCTCCTCTATCGGGAAGGCGGTCTCCCTGGGTTGCATCAGGATGTATGAGGAGGATGTTCAGGAGCTTTACGATCTCGCGCCCGTCGGGACGCCGGTGAAGTTCATCTATAAGACGATCCTCGCCTCGGTTGATCCCATTCTCGCCAGGGTCACCATCACCGTTTACCCCGATATCTACAGGAAGGGGACAAACACCATCGAGGCTGCCTACGAGGAGCTAAGCCTCCTTCCCTTCATGAGCCGGCCCGTGAGCCAGGCGGGTGAGCAGGTTGTAATAGGGGAAGGCACAGGGAAACCCATGGGGGAGGGGACGAGGATCGAGGAAGAGGCGCAGATAGGGGGAGAGGTGCGGACAGAGAGAACAGAGAGAGGGGTAGGCATGCAGGCATTCCGGATGAAGATGAATGTGAATGAATTCATCCTTGATAAGGTCATAAAGGAGGCGGCGGGCAAACCGGTTGCTGTCCCGTGGGGTGTCTCCGTTATAGTAAACGGGGAGGAGACCGGTGAGGTGGGATTTGTGGATGGGAACGGCGTGGATAGCGCCATGCTACCGCTGGAAGTGGCCAGGGTCCTCGGGGCCCAGGCGAGGTGGGACCGGGCGTCCCGGCAGGCTCAAATAGATGGCACCCCGGTATTTCAGGTCCGCGACGTATCCGGCAAACCGTTCGTGGCGGCAGCGGCGCTCGCCTCCGCGGTAGGGGCGAGGCTGAGGCTCAGCGTTGATAGGGTGGGAGGAGGGACGGCATCGTTTACGACCCCGGGCCTTGTGCTTGACGGCGAGGAACTGCGCGGGCGCGTATTTGCTGATGTAGATAAGGGTCGATTTCAGGTTCCGCTGAAGCCCATCACGGATAAGCTGGGTCTCACCCTCCAGTGGAACGCGTCAAAGGGGATCGCCTGGGTTGGGGCGCTTGGCATAACGGCGGAGGAACGAAGTGGGCGAATCTACGTGGATATTCGCGATATACCGTTCATCCTGCCCGACATCGAGGCAAAATGGAACCCGGACGCCTGGGTGGTTGAGCTTACAACCACGCGGGACGACCGGGCCAGTTCCCCTTCACACCCCGATTGA
- a CDS encoding S-layer homology domain-containing protein, with amino-acid sequence MAKAFGRFLNLMSPAAPILILVLVLVIAMLASPPGNPGLPCINSTASAQSGLKDIEYSWARDAIEPLVEEGIISGYPDGTFKPEATITRAEFAKIVARAFAIRSGGQQSFKDVKDGWAKAYITALAEHGIVSGYPDGTFRPKKNITRAEMVTMLMRVVKLADKMDRPNPWEPSFTDISPNYWAFRYIEIANRLGILPVHYGAIFEPNTDTTRAETAWMVKSLIDLKTIEGKVASVDAQQNAITVQKLNETNEVIVLDPGTEVYRNSVATEASKLLRGDDVYIVCTSYGEPRFVKAKGVVTKDDITTKVSVLTKGTLTPAQVEALAKGQWGSVRKDLTPALRDRLVGYGLTPEEADGLLTQDWTKLTDLAKQRLARAISDELGISAELATALLNQDWQQAKTYGQIEAAQYLLAKLMNM; translated from the coding sequence ATGGCCAAGGCATTTGGACGGTTTTTGAACCTCATGAGCCCGGCTGCCCCAATCCTGATTCTGGTTCTTGTTCTGGTTATAGCAATGCTCGCGTCCCCGCCCGGGAACCCGGGCCTCCCCTGTATAAATTCCACTGCTTCGGCTCAGAGCGGCCTCAAGGATATCGAATACAGCTGGGCACGGGATGCCATCGAGCCGCTCGTCGAGGAAGGGATAATAAGCGGTTACCCTGATGGGACATTCAAGCCCGAGGCCACGATAACCCGGGCGGAGTTTGCCAAGATCGTGGCCAGGGCCTTTGCTATCCGCTCGGGCGGGCAGCAATCCTTCAAGGATGTGAAGGACGGCTGGGCAAAGGCATACATCACGGCCCTTGCAGAGCATGGGATAGTCTCGGGTTACCCTGATGGGACATTCAGGCCCAAGAAGAACATAACTCGGGCAGAGATGGTCACCATGCTCATGCGGGTGGTAAAGCTCGCCGACAAGATGGATCGGCCGAATCCGTGGGAGCCGAGCTTCACGGATATCTCGCCCAACTACTGGGCATTCAGGTATATAGAAATCGCAAACCGCCTCGGTATACTGCCGGTTCACTATGGTGCCATCTTTGAGCCCAATACCGATACGACGAGGGCGGAGACAGCCTGGATGGTGAAGTCCCTGATTGACCTCAAGACCATTGAGGGCAAGGTCGCGTCGGTGGACGCGCAACAAAATGCCATCACCGTCCAGAAGCTGAACGAGACAAACGAGGTTATCGTCCTGGACCCCGGCACGGAGGTGTACCGCAATAGCGTGGCGACCGAGGCCAGCAAGCTGCTCCGGGGCGATGACGTCTATATAGTTTGCACGAGCTATGGCGAGCCCAGGTTCGTCAAGGCAAAGGGCGTTGTAACCAAGGATGACATCACAACCAAGGTCAGCGTCCTGACCAAGGGAACGCTGACGCCGGCCCAGGTCGAGGCCCTCGCAAAGGGCCAGTGGGGATCGGTCAGGAAGGATCTCACCCCGGCGCTTCGCGACAGGTTAGTGGGATATGGCCTGACCCCAGAGGAGGCCGACGGGCTCCTGACCCAGGATTGGACGAAACTTACAGATCTCGCAAAGCAGCGGCTGGCGAGGGCCATATCGGACGAGCTTGGGATATCGGCCGAGCTGGCGACCGCACTGCTCAACCAGGACTGGCAGCAGGCCAAAACCTATGGCCAGATCGAGGCGGCCCAGTACCTGCTTGCAAAGCTCATGAATATGTAA
- a CDS encoding glycosyltransferase — translation METPESKIEMPERLKDEASISIGLRKPYAEREGAEREDRMLSIVIPAYNEETRIGETLDKIVDYFSSSSPDLNGASVPGRVEPIDRVEIIVVDDGSTDGTCGVVEARSRQSGEAGVVIQLLRNGVNRGKGFSVKHGVLAARGDYILFSDADLSTPIAEVDKLVCWLSDGYDVAIGSRALAESRITIPQPLHRRIMGRVFNHLVQLVAIKGIQDTQCGFKAFTREAAQTLFTMQRVDGFAFDVEILYLARQLGFKIKEVPVEWHDSPGTRVRAGIDSARMFRDLLKIRRLHLNLSLRMRQARHGYAAQHQRAGGAPAPGRF, via the coding sequence ATGGAGACGCCTGAGAGCAAAATAGAGATGCCTGAGAGATTGAAAGACGAGGCCAGCATTTCAATTGGCCTGCGGAAGCCATATGCTGAGCGCGAAGGTGCTGAGCGCGAAGATCGCATGCTGAGCATAGTCATCCCGGCATATAATGAAGAAACGCGCATAGGGGAGACCCTTGATAAAATCGTCGACTACTTTAGCTCTTCCAGCCCCGACCTCAACGGGGCGAGTGTCCCCGGCAGAGTAGAGCCTATAGACAGGGTAGAGATCATAGTCGTGGATGACGGGAGCACGGACGGGACCTGCGGCGTCGTAGAAGCGAGGTCGAGGCAGTCGGGCGAGGCGGGCGTTGTTATCCAGCTCCTGCGCAATGGTGTGAACCGTGGCAAGGGTTTTTCAGTGAAGCATGGTGTCCTCGCAGCCAGGGGCGATTATATCCTGTTTTCGGACGCGGACCTTTCAACGCCGATTGCCGAGGTGGACAAGCTCGTTTGCTGGCTCTCTGATGGTTACGATGTAGCCATAGGATCGCGGGCCCTGGCGGAGTCGAGGATAACAATTCCCCAGCCGTTGCACAGGAGAATCATGGGCAGGGTATTCAATCATCTTGTGCAACTGGTGGCCATCAAGGGCATTCAGGATACACAGTGCGGGTTCAAGGCCTTTACCCGGGAGGCAGCTCAGACCCTTTTCACTATGCAACGGGTTGATGGCTTCGCCTTCGACGTGGAAATCCTCTACCTGGCCAGGCAGCTGGGCTTCAAGATAAAGGAGGTTCCGGTCGAATGGCACGATTCGCCGGGGACCAGGGTCCGGGCTGGCATCGACTCAGCCCGGATGTTTCGCGACCTGCTCAAAATTCGGCGCCTGCACCTGAATTTATCCTTGCGAATGAGGCAGGCCCGTCATGGATATGCAGCACAGCACCAGCGTGCGGGCGGCGCACCAGCGCCCGGCCGGTTCTGA
- a CDS encoding PHP domain-containing protein: MRLRRYLRPGKPGKKYPRIQRIQRHTVYGAYGGRRRPSGFLVAFYVLAAVVIVAALASYLRTGQFAFWEPGAFSGVASTDAAREAAWAPEALGRDFVIMDPYNVPGEYYKAQLHAHTTRSDGKMGVADVIKAYEDRGFKFLAITDHDKVFDPASPDVSGVPGLNSANSKIMIIPGEEHTIPYIFWPLGHHMLRLFVTSRTRERTAQAIVDSTQGEGGLAIPCHPSWTGNLGTGEWTGDDLVGLSGYRLMEIYNFHSDTGKNIQRWHVVSRSRGPGSPVWGIAVDDSHEEGHIGLGWVMIKARAFSLDAAREALSGGHFYATTGPTVEFGVEGRRIFARAVGEKVDIRFINLENKPVAVFRSVSEASYEPDGGEGFVRVEVMGSNGRMAWSQPFWLLGAPLEH; encoded by the coding sequence TTGAGACTACGTAGATACCTGCGTCCTGGCAAGCCTGGCAAGAAATATCCAAGAATACAGAGAATACAGAGACATACCGTTTATGGAGCTTACGGGGGGCGCCGCCGCCCGTCGGGCTTTCTTGTGGCGTTTTATGTATTGGCGGCCGTTGTCATCGTAGCTGCTCTAGCAAGCTACCTGAGGACGGGGCAATTCGCTTTCTGGGAGCCCGGCGCGTTTAGCGGGGTGGCCTCCACTGATGCCGCGCGGGAGGCCGCGTGGGCACCGGAGGCGCTCGGGCGGGATTTCGTCATCATGGATCCCTATAATGTCCCTGGTGAATATTATAAGGCTCAGCTCCACGCCCACACGACCCGATCGGACGGGAAGATGGGGGTTGCAGATGTCATAAAGGCCTACGAGGATAGGGGCTTCAAGTTCCTGGCCATAACAGATCATGATAAGGTGTTTGACCCGGCATCCCCGGACGTGAGCGGCGTCCCAGGGCTCAATAGCGCGAACTCGAAGATCATGATTATCCCGGGCGAGGAGCACACAATTCCCTATATTTTCTGGCCGCTTGGCCACCATATGCTGAGGCTTTTTGTGACCAGCAGGACGCGGGAGCGAACGGCTCAGGCCATTGTCGATTCCACTCAAGGGGAGGGTGGGCTCGCCATACCATGTCATCCCAGCTGGACAGGGAATCTCGGGACCGGCGAGTGGACCGGGGACGACCTGGTCGGCCTGTCAGGCTACAGGCTCATGGAGATATATAATTTTCATTCGGATACTGGTAAGAATATTCAACGCTGGCATGTGGTTTCAAGGAGCCGCGGCCCTGGCTCCCCTGTATGGGGCATCGCAGTCGACGACAGCCACGAGGAGGGCCACATCGGCCTGGGCTGGGTAATGATCAAAGCGAGGGCTTTTTCGCTGGATGCTGCCAGGGAGGCGCTCAGCGGGGGACATTTTTATGCAACTACTGGACCGACAGTTGAGTTCGGCGTGGAGGGGCGCCGGATCTTCGCGAGAGCGGTGGGGGAGAAGGTTGATATCAGGTTCATAAATCTTGAAAACAAGCCCGTCGCGGTCTTCCGCTCCGTAAGCGAGGCATCCTATGAGCCTGACGGCGGGGAGGGGTTTGTAAGGGTCGAGGTCATGGGTTCGAACGGGCGGATGGCATGGTCTCAACCCTTCTGGCTTTTGGGAGCCCCTTTGGAACATTGA